The following proteins are encoded in a genomic region of Hippoglossus hippoglossus isolate fHipHip1 chromosome 3, fHipHip1.pri, whole genome shotgun sequence:
- the ap3s2 gene encoding AP-3 complex subunit sigma-2 codes for MIKAILIFNNHGKPRLIRFYQYFAEDMQQQIIRETFHLVSKRDDNVCNFLEGGSLIGGSDYKLIYRHYATLYFVFCVDSSESELGILDLIQVFVETLDKCFENVCELDLIFHMDKVHYILQEVVMGGMVLETNMNEIVAQVELQNRMEKSEGGLSAAPARAVSAVKNMNLPEIPRNINIGDINIKVPSLSPF; via the exons ATGATTAAGGCCATTTTGATATTTAACAACCACGGGAAACCGAGGCTGATTCGATTCTATCAGTATTTT GCagaggacatgcagcagcagatcatTCGAGAGACTTTCCATCTGGTTTCGAAGAGAGACGATAATGTCTGTAACTTCCTGGAGGGTGGAAG TCTCATCGGTGGCTCCGACTACAAGCTGATCTACCGACACTATGCGACTCTCTACTTTGTCTTCTGTGTGGACTCATCTGAGAGCGAGCTCGGCATTCTGGACCTGATCCAG GTGTTTGTGGAAACGCTGGATAAATGCTTTGAAAACGTCTGTGAGCTGGACCTCATATTCCACATGGACAAG GTCCATTATATCTTGCAGGAAGTGGTGATGGGAGGCATGGTGCTGGAGACCAACATGAACGAGATTGTGGCTCAGGTGGAGCTGCAGAACCGCATGGAGAAGTCTGAG GGAGGTCTATCAGCCGCTCCAGCTCGCGCCGTTTCTGCTGTGAAGAACATGAACCTGCCGGAGATTCCCCGCAACATCAACATCGGAGACATCAATATCAAAGTCCCGAGCCTCTCCCCGTTCTGA
- the LOC117759167 gene encoding aminopeptidase N-like isoform X1, with protein sequence MGKVYYVSKNVGLAMLVLAFCALATITALSIAYNKERAKNHSRPGGGATDNTSMPTPPTTPFTPKEPWDHYRLPDSLVPVSYNVTLWPRLEPNADGLYIFTGRSAVYFKCVKETDHIIIHSNKLNLTGQQATLGGLGDVTAPAVQKTWFVVKTEFLVLQLHRRLSAGATYVLHTEFQGELADDLEGFYRSEYVEDGVKRVVATSQMQATYARKTFPCFDEPAMKAVFNVTIIHDRSKVALSNGMEIDAADSVIDGIPVRVTTFEPTERMSTYLLAFIVSDFVSIQSNLNNNLLIRIWARKTAIDDGQGDYALNVTGPILQFYEHYYNASYPLSKSDQIALPDFNAGAMENWGLVTYRETALLYDPIVSSTGNKERITTVIAHELAHMWFGNLVTLRWWNDLWLNEGFASYVEYLGANHAEPTWNMKDQIILSDVHKVFEVDALASSHPLSRREDEVNDPPQISEMFNTISYSKGAAVLRMLSEFLTEPVFARGLSSYLNTFAFSNTVYTDLWDHLQKAVDNTPGIHIPYPVHDIMNRWTLQMGFPVVTIDTRTGSITQKHFLLDPESVVERPSQFNYTWYVPIKWMKTGVEQQQYWLLQKTDTNSLMRVSGNDWVLANTNVSGYFRVNYDLDNWDRLLSLLSTNHQALSIINRAQIIDDAFNLARAKIVSTTLALTTTKYLHKERDYIPWESALGNLNYYILMFDRTEVYGALQAYLKKQIQPLFEHFKTTTANWTKIPTGHTDQYNQINAIGVACSMGVGECRELIKRWYREWMANPSHNPIHPNLKSTVYCSAIAFGGVEEWDFAWTMFKNSTMASEASRLRAAMSCSKAPWLLNRYLEYSLDPTKIRKQDATSTIQYISQNVVGMPLAWNFIRAKWSYIYQQYGRGSFSFSSLINGITRRFSTEFELQELKKFKEDNLHVGFGSATLALEQAIEKTTANIRWVTENKAHVLRWFTDESK encoded by the exons ATGGGGAAAGTCTACTACGTCAGTAAAAATGTGGGCCTTGCAATGCTTGTATTAGCGTTCTGTGCGCTGGCCACAATTACAGCTTTGTCCATTGCTTATAACAAGGAAAGAGCCAAGAATCATAGCAGACCTGGAGGTGGAGCGACAGACAACACCAGCATGCCTACACCCCCGACTACACCCTTCACCCCAAAGGAGCCCTGGGACCACTACAGACTTCCAGACTCCCTGGTTCCTGTCTCTTACAATGTGACCCTGTGGCCACGGCTGGAGCCCAATGCAGACGGCCTGTACATCTTCACTGGACGCTCAGCGGTGTACTTCAAATGTGTGAAGGAAACGGACCACATCATCATCCATTCCAATAAGCTGAACCTCACTGGGCAACAAGCTACGCTGGGTGGCCTGGGTGATGTCACTGCGCCCGCTGTACAGAAGACTTGGTTTGTGGTGAAGACAGAGTTTCTGGTTCTTCAGCTGCACCGCAGACTATCTGCAGGAGCGACCTATGTACTTCACACTGAATTTCAGGGAGAGCTGGCGGACGACCTGGAGGGCTTCTACAGGAGTGAATACGTTGAGGATGGTGTGAAGAG AGTTGTTGCTACCTCGCAGATGCAAGCAACGTACGCCAGGAAAACCTTCCCTTGCTTTGACGAGCCAGCCATGAAAGCTGTCTTCAATGTCACGATCATTCACGACCGAAGCAAAGTGGCTCTGTCCAACGGCATGGAAATTG ATGCTGCAGACTCTGTCATCGATGGCATTCCTGTCAGAGTAACTACATTTGAGCCCACAGAGAGAATGTCCACGTATCTGCTGGCATTTATCGTCAGTGACTTTGTCAGCATTCAGTCAAACCTAAACAACAATCTGCTG ATCCGAATCTGGGCTCGGAAAACAGCCATAGATGACGGGCAGGGAGACTACGCTCTCAATGTAACAGGGCCAATCCTTCAGTTCTATGAGCACTACTACAACGCTTCATATCCACTCTCCAAGTCAG ATCAGATAGCTCTGCCCGACTTCAATGCTGGAGCCATGGAGAACTGGGGTCTGGTCACATACAGGGAGACGGCTTTGCTCTATGACCCCATCGTATCCTCCActggaaacaaagagagaattACAACTGTCATCGCCCATGAACTTGCACACATG tggTTTGGCAACCTGGTGACACTGCGATGGTGGAACGACCTGTGGTTGAACGAGGGCTTTGCATCGTACGTAGAATACTTGGGTGCCAACCATGCTGAGCCCACCTGGAATATG AAAGACCAGATCATTCTATCTGACGTGCACAAGGTTTTCGAAGTGGACGCCCTCGCCTCCTCTCACCCGCTGTCCCGCCGAGAAGATGAGGTCAATGACCCTCCGCAGATCAGCGAGATGTTTAACACCATCTCCTACAGCAAG ggaGCGGCGGTGCTGAGGATGCTGTCAGAGTTTCTCACAGAGCCTGTGTTTGCCAGAGGACTCAGT TCTTACCTGAACACATTTGCCTTCAGCAACACGGTGTATACAGACCTATGGGACCATCTCCAAAAG GCAGTTGACAACACACCAGGTATTCATATTCCATACCCTGTCCATGACATCATGAACCGCTGGACCCTCCAGATGGGCTTTCCAGTAGTCACTATTGACACCCGGACAGGAAGTATCACTCAGAAACACTTCCTGTTGGATCCAGAATCTGTAGTGGAGAGGCCCTCTCAGTTCAA TTATACATGGTATGTCCCCATTAAATGGATGAAGACAGGAGTGGAGCAGCAACAGTACTGGCTTCTTCAGAAGACAG ACACCAACAGTCTGATGAGGGTGTCAGGAAATGACTGGGTGCTGGCAAACACCAACGTATCTGGATACTTCAGGGTGAACTATGATCTTGACAACTGGGATCGTCTTCTGTCCTTGCTCAGCACCAACCACCAG GCTTTATCAATCATCAACAGAGCACAGATCATAGATGATGCCTTCAACCTAGCAAG AGCTAAAATAGTAAGTACAACATTAGCCCTGACAACTACCAAATACctgcacaaagagagagactACATCCCCTGGGAGTCAGCTCTAGGAAACCTCAACTACTACATCCTCATGTTTGATCGCACTGAGGTCTACGGAGCTTTACAG GCGTACCTCAAGAAGCAAATACAGCCACTTTTTGAGCACTTCAAGACAACAACAGCTAACTGGACCAAAATACCAACAGGCCACACTGACCA gtACAATCAGATCAATGCCATCGGGGTGGCCTGCAGTATGGGTGTGGGGGAATGTAGAGAGTTGATCAAAAGATGGTACAGAGAGTGGATGGCGAATCCAAGTCACAACCC GATCCATCCCAACTTGAAAAGCACAGTTTACTGCAGTGCCATAGCTTTCGGTGGCGTGGAAGAGTGGGACTTTGCCTGGACCATGTTCAAGAACTCTACAATGGCCTCTGAAGCTTCCAGGCTGAGGGCAGCCATGAGCTGCTCCAAAGCACCTTGGCTTTTGAACAG GTATCTGGAATACAGCCTGGACCCGACTAAGATCCGCAAGCAGGACGCCACCTCCACCATTCAGTACATCTCACAAAATGTTGTGGGAATGCCTCTGGCCTGGAACTTCATCAGAGCTAAATGGAGCTACATTTACCAGCA GTATGGAAGAGGATCATTTTCCTTCTCTAGTCTTATCAATGGAATCACAAGGAGATTCTCCACAGAATTCGAGCTCCAGGAG ctgaagaaaTTTAAAGAGGACAACCTCCATGTTGGTTTTGGCTCAGCCACCTTGGCCCTGGAGCAGGCCATTGAAAAGACCACAGCCAACATCAGATGGGTGACAGAGAACAAAGCCCACGTGCTGCGGTGGTTTACTGACGAGTCCAAGTGA
- the LOC117759167 gene encoding aminopeptidase N-like isoform X2, whose product MGKVYYVSKNVGLAMLVLAFCALATITALSIAYNKERAKNHSRPGGGATDNTSMPTPPTTPFTPKEPWDHYRLPDSLVPVSYNVTLWPRLEPNADGLYIFTGRSAVYFKCVKETDHIIIHSNKLNLTGQQATLGGLGDVTAPAVQKTWFVVKTEFLVLQLHRRLSAGATYVLHTEFQGELADDLEGFYRSEYVEDGVKRVVATSQMQATYARKTFPCFDEPAMKAVFNVTIIHDRSKVALSNGMEIDAADSVIDGIPVRVTTFEPTERMSTYLLAFIVSDFVSIQSNLNNNLLIRIWARKTAIDDGQGDYALNVTGPILQFYEHYYNASYPLSKSDQIALPDFNAGAMENWGLVTYRETALLYDPIVSSTGNKERITTVIAHELAHMWFGNLVTLRWWNDLWLNEGFASYVEYLGANHAEPTWNMKDQIILSDVHKVFEVDALASSHPLSRREDEVNDPPQISEMFNTISYSKGAAVLRMLSEFLTEPVFARGLSSYLNTFAFSNTVYTDLWDHLQKAVDNTPGIHIPYPVHDIMNRWTLQMGFPVVTIDTRTGSITQKHFLLDPESVVERPSQFNYTWYVPIKWMKTGVEQQQYWLLQKTDTNSLMRVSGNDWVLANTNVSGYFRVNYDLDNWDRLLSLLSTNHQALSIINRAQIIDDAFNLARAKIVSTTLALTTTKYLHKERDYIPWESALGNLNYYILMFDRTEVYGALQAYLKKQIQPLFEHFKTTTANWTKIPTGHTDQYNQINAIGVACSMGVGECRELIKRWYREWMANPSHNP is encoded by the exons ATGGGGAAAGTCTACTACGTCAGTAAAAATGTGGGCCTTGCAATGCTTGTATTAGCGTTCTGTGCGCTGGCCACAATTACAGCTTTGTCCATTGCTTATAACAAGGAAAGAGCCAAGAATCATAGCAGACCTGGAGGTGGAGCGACAGACAACACCAGCATGCCTACACCCCCGACTACACCCTTCACCCCAAAGGAGCCCTGGGACCACTACAGACTTCCAGACTCCCTGGTTCCTGTCTCTTACAATGTGACCCTGTGGCCACGGCTGGAGCCCAATGCAGACGGCCTGTACATCTTCACTGGACGCTCAGCGGTGTACTTCAAATGTGTGAAGGAAACGGACCACATCATCATCCATTCCAATAAGCTGAACCTCACTGGGCAACAAGCTACGCTGGGTGGCCTGGGTGATGTCACTGCGCCCGCTGTACAGAAGACTTGGTTTGTGGTGAAGACAGAGTTTCTGGTTCTTCAGCTGCACCGCAGACTATCTGCAGGAGCGACCTATGTACTTCACACTGAATTTCAGGGAGAGCTGGCGGACGACCTGGAGGGCTTCTACAGGAGTGAATACGTTGAGGATGGTGTGAAGAG AGTTGTTGCTACCTCGCAGATGCAAGCAACGTACGCCAGGAAAACCTTCCCTTGCTTTGACGAGCCAGCCATGAAAGCTGTCTTCAATGTCACGATCATTCACGACCGAAGCAAAGTGGCTCTGTCCAACGGCATGGAAATTG ATGCTGCAGACTCTGTCATCGATGGCATTCCTGTCAGAGTAACTACATTTGAGCCCACAGAGAGAATGTCCACGTATCTGCTGGCATTTATCGTCAGTGACTTTGTCAGCATTCAGTCAAACCTAAACAACAATCTGCTG ATCCGAATCTGGGCTCGGAAAACAGCCATAGATGACGGGCAGGGAGACTACGCTCTCAATGTAACAGGGCCAATCCTTCAGTTCTATGAGCACTACTACAACGCTTCATATCCACTCTCCAAGTCAG ATCAGATAGCTCTGCCCGACTTCAATGCTGGAGCCATGGAGAACTGGGGTCTGGTCACATACAGGGAGACGGCTTTGCTCTATGACCCCATCGTATCCTCCActggaaacaaagagagaattACAACTGTCATCGCCCATGAACTTGCACACATG tggTTTGGCAACCTGGTGACACTGCGATGGTGGAACGACCTGTGGTTGAACGAGGGCTTTGCATCGTACGTAGAATACTTGGGTGCCAACCATGCTGAGCCCACCTGGAATATG AAAGACCAGATCATTCTATCTGACGTGCACAAGGTTTTCGAAGTGGACGCCCTCGCCTCCTCTCACCCGCTGTCCCGCCGAGAAGATGAGGTCAATGACCCTCCGCAGATCAGCGAGATGTTTAACACCATCTCCTACAGCAAG ggaGCGGCGGTGCTGAGGATGCTGTCAGAGTTTCTCACAGAGCCTGTGTTTGCCAGAGGACTCAGT TCTTACCTGAACACATTTGCCTTCAGCAACACGGTGTATACAGACCTATGGGACCATCTCCAAAAG GCAGTTGACAACACACCAGGTATTCATATTCCATACCCTGTCCATGACATCATGAACCGCTGGACCCTCCAGATGGGCTTTCCAGTAGTCACTATTGACACCCGGACAGGAAGTATCACTCAGAAACACTTCCTGTTGGATCCAGAATCTGTAGTGGAGAGGCCCTCTCAGTTCAA TTATACATGGTATGTCCCCATTAAATGGATGAAGACAGGAGTGGAGCAGCAACAGTACTGGCTTCTTCAGAAGACAG ACACCAACAGTCTGATGAGGGTGTCAGGAAATGACTGGGTGCTGGCAAACACCAACGTATCTGGATACTTCAGGGTGAACTATGATCTTGACAACTGGGATCGTCTTCTGTCCTTGCTCAGCACCAACCACCAG GCTTTATCAATCATCAACAGAGCACAGATCATAGATGATGCCTTCAACCTAGCAAG AGCTAAAATAGTAAGTACAACATTAGCCCTGACAACTACCAAATACctgcacaaagagagagactACATCCCCTGGGAGTCAGCTCTAGGAAACCTCAACTACTACATCCTCATGTTTGATCGCACTGAGGTCTACGGAGCTTTACAG GCGTACCTCAAGAAGCAAATACAGCCACTTTTTGAGCACTTCAAGACAACAACAGCTAACTGGACCAAAATACCAACAGGCCACACTGACCA gtACAATCAGATCAATGCCATCGGGGTGGCCTGCAGTATGGGTGTGGGGGAATGTAGAGAGTTGATCAAAAGATGGTACAGAGAGTGGATGGCGAATCCAAGTCACAACCCGTGA